A window from Pichia kudriavzevii chromosome 5, complete sequence encodes these proteins:
- a CDS encoding uncharacterized protein (PKUD0E04600; similar to Saccharomyces cerevisiae YBL026W (LSM2); ancestral locus Anc_8.174): MLFFSFFKTLVDQEITVDLKSDIKITGTLKSVDQYLNLKLDNIQVDTEKYPHFIAVKNLFLRGTNIRYIHINPACVDTNLLQDASRREAMASAGEKIAGR, from the exons atgctttttttctcctttttcaaaacacTTGTGGATCAAGAA ATAACTGTTGATTTAAAGAGTGATATAAAGATCACAGGCACTTTGAAGTCTGTTGATCAATATCTCAATTTGAAACTAGACAACATACAGGTTGATACTGAGAAATACCCACATTTCATTGCAGTTAAGAACTTATTCCTAAGGGGCACCAACATTAGATACATCCATATCAACCCTGCATGCGTTGACACGAATCTCCTCCAAGATGCAAGTAGAAGGGAAGCAATGGCAAGTGCAGGTGAAAAAATTGCAGGCAGATAA
- a CDS encoding uncharacterized protein (PKUD0E04610; similar to Saccharomyces cerevisiae YER137C; ancestral locus Anc_8.173) — translation MPNQSTEEQIKLLNDRIAELALIVSLKTREMDAIEKKYNDRLQTLNKYIENLHVALGTQPQEGSIRDVDLVEKLQSLQLQNESGDDFIIIPTKKVILTPAQDKTNPKEHRKVFVIPKETTHHRRKNITCSYCKETGHKRSQCPKILYGGHT, via the coding sequence ATGCCAAACCAGAGCACTGAAGAACAAATCAAACTGTTAAATGACCGAATAGCAGAGTTAGCTCTGATTGTATCGTTAAAAACACGAGAAATGGATGCGATTGAGAAGAAATACAATGATCGACTACAAACATTgaataaatatattgaaaatcttCACGTAGCTCTGGGAACTCAGCCGCAAGAAGGATCCATAAGAGATGTTGATTTGGTGGAGAAACTACAGAGCTTGCAActtcaaaatgaaagtggtgatgattttattaTAATTCCCACCAAAAAGGTAATTTTAACACCAGCTCAAGATAAAACTAATCCAAAAGAGCATAGAAAGGTATTCGTGATACCAAAGGAGACTACACATCATCGACGCAAAAATATTACTTGCTCATATTGTAAAGAAACAGGTCATAAGCGATCGCAGTGTCCTAAAATTCTTTATGGAGGGCACACCTAG
- a CDS encoding uncharacterized protein (PKUD0E04620; similar to Saccharomyces cerevisiae YBL025W (RRN10); ancestral locus Anc_8.172), producing the protein MSDRDDQKRELENTWDNLESQNSKRQKLLSSPPPSSPPLAQYSESESPPFTPIFNGIRNSSADINDDSHLTEDGTTSGEVEETIDLKNNLILSPSHEPENASKSPQKASSGSSDTSEYPSDAERGVSIVDDKDQLDESEESGKSVKSEQSDSSVMLGEPGETDESDKSDESSESDETDSSGESDGKSPERKKSQLEYIDFCKLYKNPTIYSSANLEVLSAGKLEFERGTHIEGDSMYVNNSEVPKLRPEFKEMNRFKEPTGINQVYYKPPDEILTDKYGFEPNELVYLSREDIQRHTKVELPGEEIANAIHYYVAERIRTSLGISDEEYNANYAKIFDGSALLALSALVTKWVEDSCGDSTFKSYMEKVKTKKMSSIERFIRVHDDSASSESSDEEIKHSTRGDEKNRPFSKHAEQSRRQNFRASSTNSGSETEEEIRPVNIGTKNGNVY; encoded by the coding sequence ATGTCTGACAGGGATGATCAGAAAAGAGAATTAGAAAACACCTGGGATAATCTGGAAAGTCAAAATAGTAAGAGGCAGAAATTACTATCTTCCCCTCCACCATCTTCACCTCCACTAGCCCAATACTCAGAGTCTGAATCACCACCCTTCACGCCAATTTTTAATGGCATCCGTAATAGTTCAGCAGACATAAATGATGATTCACATTTAACTGAAGACGGCACAACATCTGGAGAAGTTGAGGAAACTATTGATTTAAAGaataatttgattttgtccCCAAGCCACGAACCTGAAAATGCATCCAAGTCGCCTCAAAAGGCATCTAGTGGTTCATCAGATACTTCAGAATATCCCTCTGATGCTGAAAGAGGAGTGTCCATAGTAGACGATAAGGATCAATTGGACGAATCAGAAGAATCAGGGAAGTCGGTGAAGTCAGAGCAATCAGATAGCTCTGTGATGTTGGGAGAACCAGGCGAAACAGACGAGTCAGACAAGTCTGATGAATCTAGCGAATCTGATGAAACCGATTCATCTGGTGAATCTGATGGGAAATCGccagagagaaagaaatcaCAGTTGGAGTACATTGATTTTTGCAAACTTTATAAGAATCCTACAATATACAGTTCGGCAAATTTGGAAGTTCTCTCCGCTGGGAAACTAGAGTTCGAAAGAGGGACACACATTGAGGGAGATAGCATGTATGTTAATAATTCAGAAGTGCCCAAGCTCCGGCcagaattcaaagaaatgaacAGATTCAAAGAACCAACAGGAATAAATCAAGTATATTACAAGCCTCCCGATGAAATACTAACAGACAAATATGGATTTGAGCCTAATGAGTTAGTGTATCTCAGCAGGGAAGATATTCAACGTCATACCAAAGTTGAGTTACCAGGAGAAGAGATTGCAAATGCAATCCACTACTACGTTGCTGAAAGAATAAGAACATCTTTGGGGATATCCGACGAAGAATACAATGCCAATTATGCTAAAATATTTGACGGATCAGCGTTATTGGCATTGAGTGCTTTGGTTACAAAGTGGGTTGAAGATAGCTGCGGCGATTCAACCTTTAAATCATACATGGAGAAGGTAAAAACTAAAAAGATGAGTAGCATAGAGAGGTTTATTCGTGTTCATGATGATAGTGCCAGCAGTGAAAGTTCTGACGAAGAAATCAAGCACTCCACAAGAGGAGATGAGAAGAATAGGCCATTCTCAAAACACGCTGAGCAGTCGAGAAGGCAAAATTTCAGggcatcttcaacaaacagTGGCAGtgaaacagaagaagagattCGACCTGTCAATATAGGAACAAAAAATGGTAATGTATATTAG
- a CDS encoding uncharacterized protein (PKUD0E04630; similar to Saccharomyces cerevisiae YBL024W (NCL1); ancestral locus Anc_8.171) encodes MVKVRRLLANSYTQKLEKEEKNFTRIFLKYEVFHENFVLKYTLLYTTSTLNSRELYMNRFFHTTVLRFIKMGKKGRRGNRNGNKLGKRDDREPWSQIKQENESWENYYRGLGIIPNGDFDLFKKTCQETLPLTFRVTGSRKHAKIIAELFQNKIMPLLENAEGTENYKKPYALPWYPDNLAFQIDLPKQVIKKVPEYAKVQKFLMVENEVGNISRQEAVSMIPPLVLDVEPHHHVLDMCAAPGSKTAQLIEALHTFKDSNDDTQQPTGFVMANDSDYRRAYMLVHQIKRLNSANVVVVNHDAQMFPKMKLEENGQYVKFDRILCDVPCSGDATMRKNIMVWKEWRFGNAIGLHPLQLNILKRGLQLLKPGGRLVYSTCSLNPLENEAVVAAALKLWGGKVKLVDSSDRLPGLIRHNGIKTWNVYGKDGEIKARGEDEKLPESLFPPSDEESKDMNLDYCMRVYPQDQNTGGFFITVFEKEAEVEVPAKSVSENKREASEQLESEAKKQKVEETNVTEVVKQRKEKLPIDANEEPFIFIDPKNEVLQNCWKFYNVLDEFPKDCTLVRNATGEPLRSIYYVSPIVKKILENNDKKLRIIYTGIKLFVAQKSDICPWRFQNECLHVVRKYLPTSRQIELNLEMLKLLLTELSPSLQQVRDSNADPRFIEEVAKMGEGSCFVKVKTNNPNEELFFPLWKGKSSFNLMVNKHETAELLYRLFDIDKAALDKEKAEKKAVEEVVQEAAKKQEETAVDQTEAKTEEKTEN; translated from the coding sequence ATGGTAAAAGTAAGGCGTTTACTAGCAAACTCATACACCCAGAAActggaaaaagaagaaaaaaattttacTCGTATTTTTCTCAAGTATGAGGTTTTTCATGAAAATTTCGTTCTGAAATATACATTGCTCTATACTACTAGTACACTCAACTCGAGGGAGTTGTATATGAATAGATTCTTTCATACAACTGTCCTGAGATTTataaaaatgggaaaaaaGGGAAGAAGAGGGAACAGAAACGGAAACAAGCTCGGTAAAAGAGACGACAGGGAACCGTGGAGTCAAATCAAACAGGAAAATGAATCCTGGGAAAACTACTACAGGGGATTGGGTATTATTCCAAATGGAGACTTTGAtcttttcaagaaaacatgTCAAGAAACTCTACCACTTACTTTCAGAGTTACCGGTTCAAGAAAACATGCAAAAATCATTGCCGAActtttccaaaataaaattatgCCGTTATTAGAAAATGCAGAAGGCACtgaaaattataaaaagCCATATGCCCTCCCTTGGTATCCTGACAACTTGGCATTTCAGATTGATTTGCCTAAGCAAGTCATCAAAAAGGTTCCTGAATATGCCAAAGTTCAAAAGTTCCTAATGGTTGAAAACGAGGTTGGTAATATCTCCAGACAAGAAGCGGTGTCCATGATTCCACCTCTAGTTTTGGATGTTGAACCACATCATCATGTTTTGGACATGTGTGCAGCACCTGGTTCCAAGACCGCCCAACTAATTGAAGCGTTGCATACCTTCAAAGATTCCAATGATGACACCCAACAACCAACAGGTTTTGTTATGGCTAACGACTCTGACTATAGAAGAGCATATATGTTGGTCCATCAAATTAAGAGATTGAACTCTGCtaatgttgttgttgttaacCATGATGCACAGATGTTCCCAAAGATGAAACTGGAAGAGAATGGCCAATATGTCAAATTCGACAGAATTTTATGTGATGTTCCATGTTCTGGTGACGCAACCATGAGGAAAAACATCATGGTTTGGAAAGAGTGGAGATTTGGTAATGCTATTGGCTTACATCCACTTCAATTGAACATCCTAAAGAGAGGCTTGCAGTTACTGAAGCCCGGTGGAAGATTAGTGTATTCCACTTGTTCTTTGAACCCACTTGAGAACGAGGCTGTTGTTGCAGCTGCATTAAAATTATGGGGAGGTAAAGTTAAATTGGTTGATTCGAGTGACAGGTTACCTGGTTTGATCAGACACAATGGTATCAAAACTTGGAATGTCTATGGCAAAGATGGAGAAATCAAGGCAAGGggtgaagatgaaaaattaccaGAGAGTCTATTCCCACCAAGTGACGAAGAATCGAAAGATATGAATTTAGATTATTGTATGAGGGTATATCCCCAAGATCAAAACACTGGTGGGTTTTTCATTACTGTCTTTGAGAAGGAAGCCGAAGTTGAGGTTCCTGCGAAGAGTGTCTCCgaaaacaagagagaagCATCTGAACAATTAGAGTCTGAGGCtaagaaacaaaaggtcGAAGAAACTAACGTTACTGAAGTTGTCAAGCAAAGAAAGGAGAAGTTACCAATAGATGCAAATGAAGAACcgtttattttcattgatccAAAGAATGAAGTTTTACAAAACTGCTGGAAATTTTACAATGTATTAGACGAATTCCCAAAAGATTGTACTTTGGTGAGAAACGCAACTGGTGAGCCATTGCGTTCAATCTACTATGTGTCACCAATTGTTAAAAAAATTCTGGAAAACAATGATAAGAAGCTGAGGATCATATATACTGGTATCAAGCTATTTGTTGCACAAAAGAGTGACATTTGTCCTTGGAGGTTCCAAAATGAATGTTTACACGTTGTTAGGAAATACTTGCCAACATCAAGGCAGATTGAACTGAACCTGGAAATGCTCAAGTTATTACTTACTGAATTATCACCAAGTCTTCAGCAAGTTAGAGATAGCAATGCAGATCCAAGGttcattgaagaagttgcaaaGATGGGCGAAGGATCATGTTTTGTTAAGGTCAAAACTAACAACCCTAATGAAGAATTATTCTTCCCACTGTGGAAAGGTAAGAGCAGCTTTAATTTGATGGTTAACAAGCACGAAACTGCAGAACTTTTGTATAGATTATTTGACATTGATAAGGCTGCGcttgataaagaaaaggcAGAAAAGAAGGCTGTTGAGGAGGTTGTACAGGAAGCTGCAAAGAAGCAAGAGGAAACCGCTGTTGACCAAACAGAGgcaaaaacagaagaaaagacAGAAAATTGA
- a CDS encoding uncharacterized protein (PKUD0E04635), translating to MSSSQSVGISRWQLGLGAFTGALIYFTDASKRHNLQNYLYHTISNVLSELGNVHIILLIGVLIVSFFRINHSFLNLTSGLASAFTKSTINIIFLLLRCVSALKLIIVVTRHLIRTRRMTILENNCELLIRQCEQPIHALENQCVICLEELFDKTSSKSELSCNSKGKTLKKNIILDCRHILHVECFKQWYLNSDTCPHCRSKVNF from the exons ATGAGTAGCAGTCAGAGTGTGGGGATATCAAGGTGGCAGCTAGGTCTTGGTGCC TTTACCGGAGCACTAATATATTTTACGGATGCATCAAAGAGACACAACCTGCAAAACTACCTCTACCATACCATATCAAATGTTTTGTCAGAGTTAGGTAACGTACATATAATACTCCTCATAGGAGTATTGATTGTTAGTTTTTTCAGAATAAATCATAGTTTTTTGAATCTAACGTCGGGGCTGGCAAGTGCGTTTACGAAGTCAACAATCAACATAATATTCCTCTTGTTGCGGTGTGTGTCTGCACTTAAGTTAATCATTGTTGTGACTCGACACTTGATCAGAACGAGGAGAATGacaattcttgaaaataactGTGAACTCCTGATACGGCAATGTGAGCAACCCATACATGCTTTGGAAAATCAGTGTGTTATATGCTTGGAGGAGCTATTTGACaaaacatcttcaaaaagCGAGCTTTCTTGCAACAGTAAAGGTAAAactttaaagaaaaacataATACTTGATTGCCGCCACATTTTACATGTTGAATGTTTCAAGCAGTGGTACTTGAATTCAGATACATGTCCCCATTGCCGAAGCAAGGTTAATTTTTGA
- a CDS encoding uncharacterized protein (PKUD0E04640; Pfam Domains: PALP(5.6e-08)) — MTKLLDKFEKYPLLFGPSPISKFDNLASNLGNKVNIYAKREDRNSGLAFAGNKLRKFEYIVPDILAGDYTHIVSIGGIQSNQTLMTVATASKLGLKAVTVQENWVPIPEEEKDTYDKVGNIEAARIMGGDVRLVPDGFDIGMRKSFEDAMNELKEQGYKPYPVPAGCSEHKYGGLGFVGFADEVIEQEKELGIKFDKIVVCCVTGSTAAGIFVGMAQYGRENDVIAIDASGKPEKTFEQTLRIINDTSKLIGLNKKFDTFNFDTRFGGPVYGIPNEGTIEAIKLLGQTEGTLTDPVYEGKSMQGLIQLVREDAFEKGSNILYVHLGGASALSAYKSYFK, encoded by the coding sequence ATGACTAAATTACttgacaaatttgaaaaatatccattATTATTTGGACCATCTCCAATCTCCAAGTTTGATAACTTAGCTTCTAACTTAGGTAACAAGGTCAACATATATGCTAAAAGAGAAGATAGAAATTCCGGTTTAGCATTTGCTGGTAACAAACTAAGAAAGTTTGAATATATTGTTCCTGATATTCTTGCAGGTGACTACACCCACATTGTTTCTATTGGTGGTATCCAATCCAACCAAACCTTAATGACTGTTGCAACTGCTTCCAAGCTAGGTTTAAAGGCTGTCACTGTCCAGGAAAACTGGGTTCCAATTccagaagaagagaaggacACCTATGACAAGGTCGGTAACATCGAAGCAGCAAGAATTATGGGTGGTGATGTCCGTTTAGTCCCTGATGGTTTTGACATTGGTATGAGAAAGtcttttgaagatgcaATGAATGAGCTTAAAGAGCAGGGATACAAACCATACCCGGTTCCAGCGGGCTGTTCTGAACACAAATATGGTGGTTTAGGTTTCGTTGGTTTTGCTGATGAAGTCATTGAGCAAGAAAAGGAATTAGGCATCAAATTCGATAAAATCGTTGTTTGTTGTGTTACTGGTTCTACTGCAGCAGGTATTTTTGTTGGTATGGCACAATATGGTAGAGAAAATGATGTTATTGCAATTGATGCTTCTGGTAAGCCTGAAAAGACCTTTGAACAAACTCTAAGAATTATCAACGACActtcaaaattgattggTTTGAACAAGAAATTCGATACCTTCAACTTTGATACCCGTTTCGGTGGCCCAGTCTACGGTATTCCAAACGAAGGTACTATTGAAGCTATCAAGCTTCTCGGTCAAACCGAAGGTACTTTGACTGACCCAGTTTATGAAGGTAAGTCCATGCAAGGTTTGATTCAGTTAGTCAGAGAAGATGCCTTTGAAAAAGGTTCCAATATTCTTTACGTCCACTTGGGTGGTGCATCCGCATTATCTGCATACAAATCTTACTTTAAATAA
- a CDS encoding uncharacterized protein (PKUD0E04650; Pfam Domains: MFS_1(1.4e-28)), whose product MSDDFDHSSQDSSKRALSMGNETSLDVKDQDVDLMYPDEYIPTEKEMHPIYRHLDYRIIPACWVLYFLASYGSSAYGNTLTMNYEKGHSLAHSLNLTTHDTSTATALYYVAYIIFDLPMNLIMTRASPQIWLSRIIISVGIVYMCYAALHNGRGLMAIRFMTGFADAGTWPGLSYYISLWYPEHRTARRIGYYFTAAQLSAAAAGLVAAGFQRMDMDRGLYGWKWYYIVYGAITVFVGILLIWWLPDRPSYLKSSEANMLSFRRYLPDGLMKYFRPIQPLNKRERRLHHLDMQYRYKNVKWGVKDVVNIIIDFRTWPLVMMYFGVVGTGFGLAVFATTLIRANHPGLSGIDVSLLYAPIWLFDFASIIITTPIADRYKKWRHFIFCFFSMLIITGLLITSYAHGPWNRYAGLLIAGFGLGPTVPITMTLTSQIMTARYGDVGSAAAAAIVSGLGNLGTVAATYALYSGWPADKARLYRDSNMMLILILGVSIVSAIVCWYIMEKIDNGMYNEKRKYVEAQTEL is encoded by the coding sequence ATGAGTGACGACTTTGATCATAGCTCTCAAGACTCCAGCAAGAGAGCCCTAAGTATGGGCAACGAAACTTCACTGGATGTGAAGGACCAGGATGTGGATTTGATGTACCCAGACGAATATATCCCCACGGAGAAGGAAATGCATCCCATCTACAGACACTTGGACTATCGGATCATACCTGCATGTTGGGTACTTTACTTCTTAGCGTCATATGGGTCGTCTGCTTACGGTAACACGTTGACTATGAACTATGAGAAAGGACACTCCTTGGCACATTCTCTTAATTTGACCACTCACGACACGTCCACTGCCACCGCTCTCTATTATGTGGCGTACATCATTTTCGATCTACCAATGAACCTCATAATGACTCGTGCCTCTCCACAGATATGGTTGTCCAGAATTATCATCAGTGTCGGTATCGTGTATATGTGTTATGCGGCATTGCACAATGGACGTGGCTTGATGGCAATCAGGTTTATGACGGGATTTGCAGACGCAGGCACGTGGCCAGGCCTCTCCTACTACATCTCCCTCTGGTACCCTGAACACAGGACTGCCCGCAGAATCGGCTACTACTTTACAGCTGCGCAGCTATCTGCAGCTGCAGCTGGTCTAGTTGCAGCTGGGTTTCAACGTATGGATATGGACAGAGGGCTATATGGTTGGAAATGGTACTACATAGTGTATGGTGCAATCACTGTGTTTGTTGGAATCTTACTTATATGGTGGTTGCCCGACAGACCTTCATACCTCAAATCTTCGGAGGCCAACATGTTGAGTTTTAGGAGGTACCTACCAGACGGCCTCATGAAATACTTTAGGCCCATCCAACCGTTAAACAAACGTGAGAGAAGATTACATCATTTGGATATGCAATATAGATACAAGAATGTCAAATGGGGAGTTAAGGACGTGGTAAATATCATTATTGACTTTAGAACGTGGCCTTTAGTTATGATGTATTTTGGAGTCGTTGGTACGGGTTTTGGTTTGGCAGTTTTCGCAACAACATTGATTAGGGCCAACCATCCTGGCTTATCAGGTATAGAtgtttctctcttgtaTGCACCGATTTGGTTATTTGATTTCGCTAGTATCATAATCACCACACCAATTGCGGATAGGTATAAGAAATGGAGACATTttatcttttgtttcttctccatGTTGATTATCACTGGTTTATTAATCACTTCCTATGCCCATGGTCCATGGAATAGGTATGCCGGTTTATTGATTGCTGGTTTTGGTTTAGGACCAACTGTCCCAATTACAATGACATTAACGTCTCAAATTATGACTGCCAGATATGGTGATGTTGGttctgctgctgctgctgcaaTTGTTTCTGGTTTGGGTAATTTGGGCACAGTTGCTGCAACGTATGCATTGTATTCCGGTTGGCCTGCAGATAAGGCCAGACTGTACAGAGATTCCAATATGATGTTAATCTTGATTCTGGGTGTCAGCATAGTTTCTGCCATTGTCTGCTGGTACATCATGGAGAAAATAGACAACGGAATGTACAATGAAAAGCGTAAGTACGTCGAGGCACAAACTGAACTGTAG
- a CDS encoding uncharacterized protein (PKUD0E04660; Pfam Domains: MFS_1(9.5e-45)), whose amino-acid sequence MSQESGREIESLDSDIRSFDSTQVDQYLAGTNNDANESANANANANADTENSTIHKTQSRLSQLIESITHNDEAEDSQVLKKLLTQNSEGIKKLQTNLEQDGYGEMGPLEEPIDMVKTTTAFEMDPNTKFHDADPWRYPTDLDTQMRLVVFTDDDKEDPRNWSSTKKWFITVLLGTVCFDVALGSAIVTGDIEGPGKTFGVSQEVVILTVTLFVLGFGFGPLLFAPLSEEFGRKVVYVITLGVAVIFIIPCADAKNIGTLLVCRLIDGLAFSAPMCLIGGNLADMFEGSDRGVAMSIFSAAPFLGPVIGPLIGGYIGDNAGWRWLYWVLLIFSGVVYAAVVIFLPETSHSQILKRRAKNLRKLTGDNTYRALCELKQRSLSETAKETLARPLVLLSELIVFLITMYMSVIYGLLYMFFFAYPVVYMEGKGWSASKTGLMFIPIAVGVLLSTAVAPFFNKQYNQRAQAYRDRGELPPAELRLIPMMIGCWFVPVGLFAFAWSSYPRLSWAGPCFSGFACGFGFNCLYNPANNYIVDSYQHYAASALAAKTFVRSLWGASVPLFTIQMYHRLGYEWATTLMAFISLACCIIPYMFYIFGARIRKKSRYAYSPEKKGGVSSDSTSEGKQSLSE is encoded by the coding sequence atgtcaCAAGAATCTGGGAGAGAAATCGAATCGTTAGACTCTGATATCAGATCTTTTGATTCAACCCAAGTGGATCAGTATCTTGCTGGTACCAACAATGATGCGAATGAAAgtgcaaatgcaaatgcaaatgcaaatgcaGACACTGAAAACTCCACCATACACAAAACACAATCGAGGTTAAGCCAGCTCATTGAATCAATTACTCATAATGATGAAGCTGAGGATTCCCAAGTCTTGAAGAAACTTCTGACCCAGAACTCTGAAGGTATCAAGAAGTTGCAAACCAACCTAGAGCAAGATGGTTATGGTGAGATGGGTCCATTGGAAGAACCTATTGATATGGTGAAGACAACTACAGCTTTTGAGATGGATCCCAATACAAAGTTCCATGATGCGGATCCGTGGAGATATCCAACTGATCTCGACACACAGATGAGATTGGTTGTGTTCACCGACGATGACAAGGAGGATCCGAGAAATTGGTCAAGTACCAAAAAGTGGTTTATAACTGTGCTACTTGGAactgtttgttttgatgTTGCGCTAGGTTCTGCTATTGTCACCGGTGATATCGAAGGACCTGGTAAGACCTTTGGAGTTTCTCAAGAGGTTGTCATTTTGACTGTTACTTTGTTTGTTCTcggttttggttttggtcCTCTATTATTTGCTCCCCTCTCTGAAGAATTTGGTAGAAAAGTTGTCTATGTGATCACCTTGGGTGTAGCggtcattttcattatccCCTGTGCGGATGCAAAGAATATCGGTACTCTACTAGTTTGTAGACTGATTGATGGTTTGGCGTTTTCTGCTCCAATGTGCTTGATTGGTGGTAACTTGGCGGATATGTTTGAAGGCTCTGATAGAGGTGTTGCTATGTCTATTTTCTCTGCAGCTCCATTCTTAGGTCCAGTCATTGGTCCTTTAATTGGTGGTTACATTGGCGACAATGCAGGCTGGAGATGGTTATATTGGGTTCTGTTGATCTTCAGTGGTGTTGTCTATGCCGCTGTTGTCATCTTTCTTCCAGAGACTTCACATTCACagattttgaagagaagAGCAAAGAACTTGAGAAAGTTAACAGGTGATAATACATATAGAGCATTATGTGAATTGAAGCAAAGGAGTCTCTCGGAAACAGCCAAGGAAACTTTAGCAAGACCTCTTGTTCTCTTGTCCGAattgattgttttcttGATCACCATGTACATGTCTGTGATTTATGGTTTATTGTacatgtttttctttgcataTCCAGTTGTTTACATGGAAGGTAAAGGTTGGTCTGCTTCCAAAACAGGTTTAATGTTTATTCCAATTGCTGTTGGTGTTCTGCTTTCAACAGCGGTTGCACCATTCTTTAATAAACAATACAATCAAAGAGCACAGGCATACCGTGACCGCGGTGAATTACCACCAGCTGAGTTAAGATTGATCCCAATGATGATTGGATGCTGGTTTGTTCCTGTGGGattatttgcatttgcttGGTCATCTTACCCAAGGCTTAGCTGGGCAGGTCCATGCTTCTCTGGATTTGCGTGTGGATTTGGATTCAACTGTTTGTACAACCCAGCAAACAACTACATTGTCGACTCATACCAACATTATGCAGCGTCTGCTTTAGCAGCTAAAACTTTTGTTAGATCTCTCTGGGGTGCAAGTGTTCCATTGTTTACTATCCAAATGTACCACAGATTGGGTTACGAATGGGCGACAACTCTCATGGCGTTTATTTCATTGGCTTGCTGTATCATCCCATACATGTTCTACATTTTCGGTGCTAGAATCAGAAAGAAGTCCAGGTACGCATATTCTCCTGAAAAGAAGGGAGGCGTATCTAGCGATTCTACCTCCGAGGGCAAACAATCTCTATCAGAGTAG